A genomic stretch from Xiphophorus maculatus strain JP 163 A chromosome 16, X_maculatus-5.0-male, whole genome shotgun sequence includes:
- the psmc3ip gene encoding homologous-pairing protein 2 homolog isoform X2, which produces MKRTVPTVLRMSSVICRSSMGWAKLLINLLHQAVVKAMDLLAQEGKIKEKMYGKQKIYFADQSQFRDVSDADLKAMDKQISELSAEVQTLTQSCRQLDTELKELNSSLTTEEMMAEIQELKAECSGYRERLEKIKSATNHVTPEEKEKVYKERDVYVKEWKKRKRLASDMMNAILEGYPKSKKEFLEEVGVETDEDCMVVLPTT; this is translated from the exons ATGAAAAGAACCGTCCCTACAGTGCTCAGGATGTCTTCTGTAATTTGCAGAAGCAGCATGGGTTGGGCAAAACT ATTGATTAACTTGCTCCACCAGGCAGTGGTCAAAGCCATGGACCTGCTGGCTCAAGAAGGCAAGATAAAGGAGAAAATGTATGGCAAGCAAAAGATTTACTTTGCCGATCAG TCTCAGTTCAGAGATGTGAGTGATGCAGATCTGAAGGCCATGGATAAACAGATTTCAGAGCTCAGTGCAGAGGTGCAGACCCTAACACAGAGCTGCAGGCAGCTAGATACAG AATTGAAAGAGCTGAACAGCTCCCTCACAACAGAGGAAATGATGGCAGAAATCCAGGAGCTGAAAGCCGAATGTTCTGGTTACAGAGAACGTCTGGAGAAGATAAAGTCAGCTACAAATCACGTAACaccagaagaaaaagagaag GTCTATAAAGAGCGTGATGTTTATGTAAAAGagtggaaaaagaggaagagattG gcTTCAGACATGATGAATGCCATCCTGGAGGGATATCCAAAGAGCAAAAAGGAGTTCCTG gAAGAGGTGGGAGTGGAGACGGATGAGGACTGTATGGTGGTGCTTCCCACCACCTGA
- the psmc3ip gene encoding homologous-pairing protein 2 homolog isoform X1, whose translation MSKKDNGASIILAYLNEKNRPYSAQDVFCNLQKQHGLGKTAVVKAMDLLAQEGKIKEKMYGKQKIYFADQSQFRDVSDADLKAMDKQISELSAEVQTLTQSCRQLDTELKELNSSLTTEEMMAEIQELKAECSGYRERLEKIKSATNHVTPEEKEKVYKERDVYVKEWKKRKRLASDMMNAILEGYPKSKKEFLEEVGVETDEDCMVVLPTT comes from the exons atgagcaaaaaagaCAACG GAGCGTCTATCATCCTCGCCTATCTAAATGAAAAGAACCGTCCCTACAGTGCTCAGGATGTCTTCTGTAATTTGCAGAAGCAGCATGGGTTGGGCAAAACT GCAGTGGTCAAAGCCATGGACCTGCTGGCTCAAGAAGGCAAGATAAAGGAGAAAATGTATGGCAAGCAAAAGATTTACTTTGCCGATCAG TCTCAGTTCAGAGATGTGAGTGATGCAGATCTGAAGGCCATGGATAAACAGATTTCAGAGCTCAGTGCAGAGGTGCAGACCCTAACACAGAGCTGCAGGCAGCTAGATACAG AATTGAAAGAGCTGAACAGCTCCCTCACAACAGAGGAAATGATGGCAGAAATCCAGGAGCTGAAAGCCGAATGTTCTGGTTACAGAGAACGTCTGGAGAAGATAAAGTCAGCTACAAATCACGTAACaccagaagaaaaagagaag GTCTATAAAGAGCGTGATGTTTATGTAAAAGagtggaaaaagaggaagagattG gcTTCAGACATGATGAATGCCATCCTGGAGGGATATCCAAAGAGCAAAAAGGAGTTCCTG gAAGAGGTGGGAGTGGAGACGGATGAGGACTGTATGGTGGTGCTTCCCACCACCTGA